A region of Lichenibacterium dinghuense DNA encodes the following proteins:
- a CDS encoding sensor histidine kinase has translation MRLDLRTYLLAWVLVPLCLLAAVNALVGYRSARETANLVADHTLLASARVIAEAARDEDGTLQVTVPPAALEMFDTGEGDFVYYRVIDAAGRLIAGAADLPLPPDGPEDIDSYEARYRDRTMRFYALDHILAGSGPPAPLTVVVGSSLAGRDVLVRRLWLAGFGQGLALIAAAGLFMVFGLKRGLAPLIRLRDEVRARPAGSLELFSPEAVQSEIRPLVEAINIRIERVRAQLAAQHRFVANAAHQLRTPLAILGLQATAAARRAGRADQGEALKAVQVSVGEMSRLAEQLLLLSRAEPGARLERSDRVGLGALARRVLDGFALLALERGIDLGLDEREGRVEVVGDGTMLGEMLGNLVDNALRYCPTGSTVTVGVYMRDGEALLAVGDDGPGLPAGEENRVFERFYRVPGTEASGSGLGLAIVKEVAEAAGGTVSARRPPGGGLIVEARFPAAGEAQ, from the coding sequence GTGAGGCTCGACCTCCGCACGTACCTGCTCGCCTGGGTGCTGGTGCCGCTGTGTCTGCTCGCGGCCGTCAACGCCCTGGTGGGCTATCGGTCGGCCCGCGAGACCGCCAACCTCGTCGCGGACCACACCCTGCTCGCCTCGGCCCGCGTCATCGCCGAGGCGGCGCGGGACGAGGACGGGACGCTGCAGGTGACCGTGCCGCCCGCGGCGCTGGAGATGTTCGACACGGGCGAGGGCGACTTCGTCTACTACCGCGTGATCGACGCGGCGGGGCGGCTCATCGCTGGAGCCGCCGACCTGCCCCTGCCGCCCGACGGACCCGAGGACATCGACTCCTACGAGGCGCGCTACCGGGACCGGACCATGCGCTTCTACGCGCTCGACCACATCCTCGCAGGGTCTGGCCCGCCAGCGCCCCTCACAGTCGTCGTCGGGTCGTCGCTCGCCGGGCGGGACGTGCTCGTGCGGCGCTTGTGGCTCGCGGGCTTTGGGCAGGGCCTCGCCCTGATCGCCGCCGCCGGCCTGTTCATGGTGTTCGGCTTGAAGCGCGGCCTTGCGCCCCTGATCCGCCTGCGCGACGAGGTGAGGGCGCGTCCGGCGGGAAGCCTCGAACTCTTCTCCCCCGAGGCGGTGCAGTCCGAAATCAGGCCGCTGGTCGAGGCCATCAACATCCGCATCGAGCGCGTCCGGGCGCAATTGGCGGCCCAGCATCGCTTTGTGGCCAACGCGGCCCACCAGCTCCGCACGCCGCTCGCCATCCTCGGGCTGCAGGCCACGGCCGCGGCGCGTCGCGCCGGCCGCGCCGATCAGGGCGAGGCGCTCAAAGCCGTGCAGGTCAGCGTCGGGGAGATGTCGCGCCTGGCCGAGCAGCTGCTCCTGCTTTCGCGCGCCGAGCCGGGCGCGCGACTGGAGCGCAGCGACCGCGTGGGGCTCGGGGCGCTGGCCCGCCGCGTGCTCGACGGCTTCGCGCTTCTCGCCCTGGAGCGGGGCATCGACCTCGGCCTCGACGAGCGCGAGGGGCGGGTCGAGGTCGTCGGCGACGGGACCATGCTGGGCGAGATGCTCGGCAACCTCGTCGACAACGCCCTGCGCTACTGCCCCACGGGCAGCACCGTCACCGTGGGGGTCTACATGCGCGATGGCGAGGCGTTGCTCGCCGTCGGCGATGACGGGCCGGGGCTGCCCGCGGGCGAGGAGAATAGGGTCTTTGAGCGCTTCTACCGCGTGCCCGGCACCGAGGCGAGCGGCAGTGGCCTCGGGCTCGCGATCGTCAAGGAGGTGGCCGAGGCGGCGGGCGGAACCGTCTCGGCGCGGAGGCCGCCGGGCGGCGGGCTCATCGTCGAGGCGCGCTTCCCGGCGGCCGGCGAGGCTCAGTGA
- a CDS encoding ADP-ribosylglycohydrolase family protein: MSDTDPDKPALLDRARGALLGLAVGDALGATLEFGPRIASVKDYHREMIGGGPFGLQPGEWTDDTAMMLALSKSLTLRKGFDPVDVMERWVSWYRTGEYSCTGTCFDIGGTTRAALERFERTGDPFAGSADEHTAANGSLMRVAPVALFGLDDEAEAVRIAREQSRLTHAHPACVSTCDYFVRLLRLFILGEEDPIKLALVKWSGHPEVQRAKAALWGGLKRKDARSTGYVIDTLESAFWAVSASGSFEQAVVLAVSLGGDSDTVGAVTGALAGAKWGERSIPERWLKPLAWRSKIGATALSLVRVSSEVHLHGL, translated from the coding sequence ATGAGCGACACAGACCCCGACAAGCCCGCTCTCCTCGACCGCGCCCGCGGCGCCCTCCTCGGCCTTGCCGTCGGCGACGCGCTCGGGGCTACCTTGGAGTTCGGCCCCCGCATCGCGTCCGTGAAGGACTACCACCGCGAGATGATCGGCGGCGGGCCGTTCGGCCTTCAGCCGGGAGAATGGACCGACGACACCGCCATGATGCTCGCCCTGTCGAAAAGCCTCACCCTGCGGAAAGGCTTCGACCCGGTCGACGTCATGGAGCGGTGGGTGTCGTGGTACAGAACCGGCGAGTATTCGTGCACCGGGACCTGCTTCGACATCGGGGGCACGACCCGCGCCGCCCTTGAGCGCTTCGAGCGGACCGGCGATCCCTTCGCGGGCTCGGCGGACGAGCACACGGCCGCGAACGGTTCCCTCATGCGCGTGGCGCCCGTCGCATTGTTCGGGCTCGACGACGAAGCGGAGGCAGTCCGGATCGCCCGGGAACAGAGCCGGCTCACCCATGCCCATCCGGCGTGCGTCTCGACCTGCGACTACTTCGTGCGCCTCCTCCGGCTGTTCATCCTCGGCGAGGAGGACCCGATCAAACTCGCCCTCGTGAAGTGGTCCGGCCACCCGGAGGTCCAGCGGGCCAAGGCGGCTCTGTGGGGCGGCCTCAAGCGCAAGGACGCTCGCTCCACCGGCTATGTGATCGACACCCTCGAGTCCGCCTTTTGGGCCGTCTCGGCCTCGGGGAGCTTCGAGCAGGCCGTCGTGCTCGCCGTCTCACTTGGAGGAGACAGCGATACCGTGGGAGCCGTGACGGGAGCGCTCGCAGGGGCGAAGTGGGGCGAGCGTTCGATCCCGGAACGGTGGCTGAAGCCTCTCGCGTGGCGTTCGAAGATCGGCGCCACCGCCCTCAGCCTCGTCCGTGTGTCTTCCGAGGTGCACCTTCACGGGTTGTGA
- a CDS encoding response regulator, with translation MRLLLVEDNRDLARWLAEILRAGRYDVDIAHDGEEAEDCLRVTTYGLMILDLGLPGMGGGEVLRRLRARRNMMPVIVLTADGSLNARISGLDSGADDYLTKPFEVSELEARVRVQLRRSAGQADTVIRCGDLAFDTVGRSFALKNTGLALTPREAGVLEQLLRRAGRPVGKAALAEALFGFEETDPSAVEVYVHRLRKKLEGSSVSVATLRGLGYLLRSDEA, from the coding sequence GTGCGCTTGTTGCTGGTCGAGGACAATCGCGACCTCGCCCGGTGGCTCGCCGAAATCCTCCGCGCCGGGCGCTACGACGTCGACATCGCTCACGACGGCGAGGAAGCCGAAGATTGTCTCAGGGTAACAACCTACGGGCTCATGATCCTCGACCTCGGCCTGCCCGGGATGGGCGGCGGCGAGGTGCTGCGACGATTGCGGGCACGACGGAACATGATGCCGGTGATCGTGCTCACGGCGGACGGCAGCCTCAACGCCCGCATCTCCGGTCTCGATAGCGGCGCGGACGACTACCTGACCAAGCCTTTCGAGGTGTCCGAACTCGAGGCGCGGGTCCGCGTCCAGCTACGCCGATCAGCCGGGCAGGCCGACACCGTCATCCGCTGCGGCGACCTCGCCTTCGACACCGTCGGGCGCTCCTTCGCGCTGAAGAACACCGGGCTGGCCCTGACACCGCGCGAGGCCGGGGTGCTGGAACAGCTGCTGCGCCGGGCTGGGCGCCCCGTCGGCAAGGCGGCCTTGGCCGAAGCGCTGTTCGGCTTCGAGGAGACAGACCCCAGCGCCGTCGAGGTCTACGTCCACCGCCTGCGCAAGAAGCTGGAGGGCAGCTCCGTTTCCGTGGCGACGCTGCGCGGCCTCGGCTACCTGCTGCGCTCCGACGAGGCTTGA
- a CDS encoding ArdC family protein: MSRSRADLHQTVTDRIVAAIDANPGSWHRPWQGAAATGRPCNIASGKPYNGINVLALWAEAQLGQYPRAVWGTYRQWAAAGCQVRKGAKAALVAFYRQIAVEGDADDAPDGDDSPRAVFVARATPVFNAAQVDGFDAAPSLLSRDPAAPRPDLDALVARTGASIEHGGASAFYSVPRDAIRLPPRDAFVGSPTSTATESYYGTLFHELTHWTAPAHRCARNLGSRFGSDAYAVEELVAELGAAFLCADLAVSAEPRPDHARYVAGWLAVLRRDKSAIFAAASQASRAVAFIQAAGAPTESTADPLPALDSPPAS, from the coding sequence ATGAGCAGATCCCGCGCAGACCTTCACCAGACCGTCACCGACCGCATCGTCGCCGCGATCGACGCCAACCCGGGCTCGTGGCACCGGCCCTGGCAAGGCGCCGCCGCGACCGGCCGCCCCTGCAACATCGCCTCAGGGAAGCCCTACAACGGCATCAACGTCCTCGCGCTCTGGGCCGAGGCGCAGCTCGGGCAGTACCCGCGGGCCGTGTGGGGCACCTATCGGCAGTGGGCCGCCGCGGGCTGTCAGGTGCGGAAGGGAGCCAAGGCCGCCCTCGTCGCCTTCTATCGCCAGATCGCGGTGGAGGGGGACGCCGACGACGCGCCCGACGGGGACGACAGCCCACGGGCCGTTTTCGTCGCCCGCGCCACGCCCGTGTTCAACGCCGCCCAGGTCGACGGCTTCGACGCCGCCCCTTCGCTCCTCAGCCGCGACCCCGCCGCCCCGCGGCCGGATCTCGACGCGCTCGTCGCGCGGACGGGTGCCTCTATCGAACACGGCGGCGCGAGCGCCTTCTATTCCGTGCCGCGCGACGCGATCCGACTCCCCCCGCGGGACGCCTTCGTCGGCTCGCCGACCTCGACGGCGACGGAAAGCTACTACGGCACGCTGTTCCACGAGCTGACACACTGGACCGCCCCGGCGCACCGCTGCGCCCGCAACCTCGGCAGTCGCTTCGGATCCGACGCCTACGCCGTGGAAGAGCTCGTCGCGGAGCTCGGGGCGGCGTTCCTTTGCGCCGACCTCGCCGTCAGCGCCGAGCCGCGCCCGGACCACGCCCGGTATGTCGCGGGCTGGCTCGCCGTGCTGCGGCGCGACAAGAGCGCCATCTTCGCCGCCGCGAGCCAAGCTTCCAGGGCCGTCGCGTTCATCCAGGCCGCGGGTGCTCCGACCGAGAGCACCGCCGACCCTCTGCCGGCGCTGGACAGTCCGCCGGCGTCGTGA
- a CDS encoding helix-turn-helix domain-containing protein has product MRRVRVAQGLSQERLAVDAAVNRGYLGGLEQQTENPTLDVLDRIATALSVPVAELLREPGADEPPPAPLRGGRRKT; this is encoded by the coding sequence ATGCGGCGCGTTCGGGTGGCCCAGGGCCTCTCTCAAGAGAGGCTCGCCGTCGATGCCGCCGTGAACCGGGGGTATCTCGGCGGGCTCGAACAGCAGACCGAAAATCCCACGCTCGACGTTCTCGATCGCATCGCCACGGCCTTGTCCGTGCCCGTGGCCGAGCTTCTCCGCGAGCCAGGGGCGGACGAGCCCCCGCCGGCGCCACTCCGCGGCGGTCGGCGCAAGACCTGA
- a CDS encoding COG4705 family protein — protein MRPTNAANKIAEVTLAFWVAKVVATTLGETLGDFFAQTLGFGYVAGLAVTAALLLAFLVAQVASPVYRSPLFWAAIVATTTAGTEVSDMMDRTLGLGYVAGSLILFAGLVITLLAWYARKRSLSVEPIVERDTEILFWIAVVFSNSLGTAFGDALVDAVGLSYVQGALVCSGVIVILLLLHYLTQINAALLFWAAFIFTRPFGATFGDFLTKSRDTGGLQLGTLATSLVALAVLVAVVFASDRLDRARAAVPDRA, from the coding sequence ATGAGACCTACGAACGCCGCCAACAAGATAGCGGAGGTCACCTTGGCCTTCTGGGTCGCCAAGGTCGTCGCCACGACGCTCGGCGAGACGCTCGGCGACTTCTTCGCGCAGACGCTCGGCTTCGGCTACGTCGCCGGCCTCGCCGTCACGGCCGCGCTCCTGCTCGCCTTCCTGGTCGCGCAGGTCGCGAGCCCCGTCTACCGCTCGCCCCTGTTCTGGGCCGCCATCGTGGCCACCACGACGGCCGGGACGGAGGTGTCGGACATGATGGACCGCACCCTCGGCCTCGGCTACGTGGCCGGCTCGCTCATCCTGTTCGCCGGGCTGGTGATCACGCTGCTCGCCTGGTACGCGCGCAAGCGGTCCCTCAGCGTCGAGCCGATCGTCGAGCGCGACACCGAGATCTTGTTCTGGATCGCGGTGGTGTTTTCGAACAGCCTCGGCACGGCCTTCGGCGACGCGCTCGTCGACGCGGTCGGCCTGTCCTACGTGCAGGGCGCCCTCGTCTGCTCGGGCGTCATCGTCATCCTGCTGCTGCTGCACTACCTGACGCAGATCAACGCCGCGCTGCTGTTCTGGGCCGCGTTCATCTTCACGCGCCCGTTCGGCGCGACCTTCGGCGACTTCCTCACCAAGTCGCGCGACACCGGCGGCCTCCAGCTCGGCACGCTGGCCACCTCGCTCGTCGCCCTGGCGGTGCTGGTCGCGGTCGTGTTCGCGTCCGACAGGCTCGACCGCGCCCGGGCGGCCGTGCCGGACCGGGCCTGA
- a CDS encoding ABC transporter permease — protein sequence MSSVIAQTLDPPATLTSPFEIEIAARSASRRRRQVVVAARIAILVVALGGWELGARTGFIDPFFFASPSGIAAQVWTWATEGTSQGPLWEQILVTMEETALGFLIGAVGGIVCGIVLGRNRMLADIFATYIKVANSIPRVVLGSIFIIALGLGMASKVALAVVMVFFVVFANAFQGVREADRAMIANAQILGASPFQITRAVIIPSAMTWILASLHVSFGFALVGAVVGEFLGAKKGVGLLISTAQGSFNADGVFAAMVILAVLALVVEAIITLVENRLVKWRPVPFDGH from the coding sequence ATGTCATCCGTCATCGCCCAGACCCTCGATCCGCCCGCGACGCTGACGAGCCCGTTCGAGATTGAGATCGCGGCCCGTTCCGCGTCGCGCCGCCGCCGGCAGGTGGTGGTCGCGGCCAGGATCGCCATACTGGTCGTCGCCCTCGGCGGCTGGGAGCTCGGTGCCCGCACGGGCTTCATCGATCCGTTCTTCTTCGCGAGCCCGTCCGGCATCGCGGCCCAGGTGTGGACCTGGGCCACCGAGGGCACCAGCCAGGGGCCGCTGTGGGAGCAGATCCTCGTCACCATGGAGGAGACGGCGCTCGGCTTCCTCATCGGCGCCGTCGGCGGCATCGTGTGCGGCATCGTGCTCGGCCGCAACCGCATGCTGGCCGACATCTTCGCCACCTACATCAAAGTGGCGAACTCGATCCCGCGCGTGGTGCTCGGCTCGATCTTCATCATCGCGCTCGGCCTCGGCATGGCGTCCAAGGTGGCATTGGCGGTGGTGATGGTGTTCTTCGTGGTCTTCGCCAACGCGTTCCAGGGCGTGCGCGAGGCGGACCGCGCCATGATCGCCAACGCGCAGATCCTGGGAGCCTCGCCGTTCCAGATCACCCGCGCGGTGATCATCCCCTCCGCGATGACGTGGATCCTGGCGAGCCTGCACGTGAGCTTCGGCTTCGCGCTGGTGGGAGCCGTGGTGGGCGAGTTCCTCGGCGCCAAGAAGGGCGTGGGCCTGCTCATCTCGACCGCGCAGGGCTCGTTCAACGCCGACGGCGTGTTCGCCGCCATGGTGATCCTGGCTGTGCTGGCGCTGGTGGTCGAGGCGATCATCACCCTGGTCGAGAACCGCCTCGTCAAGTGGCGTCCCGTGCCGTTCGACGGTCACTGA
- a CDS encoding ABC transporter ATP-binding protein, which translates to MSAASAAGPAIELRDVTRRFVTPDAKVMTALRDFTMTVERGEFVCVVGPTGCGKSTTLNLVTGLARPDRGEVRVFGEPVSGISRDIGFVFQADALFPWKSVLDNVAAGPLFRGLGRAEALSRARDWIDRVGLKRFEKHYPHQLSGGMRKRVALAQTFINGPKILLLDEPFSALDIQTRTLMQDELLGLWSDAKASVVFVTHDLEEAIAMADKVYVLTAGPATVKSVYTIDLPRPRVTAEIRYEPAFVEYARLIWNDLREEVQKSHNQASAAAAA; encoded by the coding sequence GTGAGCGCGGCATCCGCCGCCGGCCCTGCCATCGAGCTGCGCGACGTCACCCGGCGCTTCGTCACGCCCGACGCCAAGGTGATGACGGCGCTGCGCGACTTCACCATGACGGTGGAGCGCGGCGAATTCGTCTGCGTGGTCGGCCCGACCGGCTGCGGCAAGTCAACGACGCTGAACCTCGTCACCGGCCTCGCCCGGCCGGACCGCGGCGAGGTGCGCGTCTTCGGGGAACCGGTGTCGGGCATCAGTCGCGACATCGGCTTCGTGTTCCAGGCCGACGCGCTGTTCCCGTGGAAGAGCGTGCTCGACAACGTCGCGGCCGGCCCGCTCTTCCGCGGCCTCGGCCGCGCCGAGGCGCTGAGCCGCGCGCGTGACTGGATCGACCGCGTGGGGCTCAAACGCTTCGAGAAGCACTACCCGCACCAGCTGTCGGGCGGCATGCGGAAGCGCGTCGCCCTGGCTCAGACCTTCATCAACGGCCCGAAGATCCTGCTGCTCGACGAGCCTTTCAGCGCGCTCGACATCCAGACCCGCACGCTGATGCAGGACGAACTGCTTGGCCTATGGTCGGACGCGAAGGCCTCCGTGGTCTTCGTCACGCACGACCTCGAGGAGGCGATCGCCATGGCGGACAAAGTCTACGTGCTCACCGCTGGTCCCGCCACGGTGAAGTCCGTCTACACGATCGACCTGCCGCGCCCCCGCGTCACGGCCGAGATCCGCTACGAGCCCGCCTTCGTGGAATATGCGCGGCTGATCTGGAACGACCTGCGCGAGGAGGTCCAGAAGAGCCACAACCAGGCCTCTGCGGCCGCGGCCGCCTGA
- a CDS encoding YncE family protein: MKSCAIATAIAGLGLAGPAAAYDGWHLEKATVVPGPGSAWDYLAMDDANDHLMIGHRKQGLQVFDPKTGKVVKTIAGTAEASSNGAAVIPEFDLGVSNDENGSVIPFKLSTLEAMAPIKLGEELDTSHYDRGSHRLVVNMGAGKDGTDLVLLDVPSMKPAGHVKVDSQKVEGADGDGKAGFFLAARDLDKVYKIDVGAEKVTATYDVAASCGQPTAVAVDVADDRVMVGCRGHGAVKPSLTVLDGATGKVVYTAEIGGGVDSVVYDADGHRIFTANGISANINVFEQDGPDSYKPVETLGTRAGLRTLAMDRKTKLLYGVAAEGTADASKKILTSVSPFYANTFFPDTFTVLTYGK; this comes from the coding sequence ATGAAGTCGTGCGCAATCGCCACCGCCATCGCGGGCCTGGGCCTAGCGGGTCCCGCCGCCGCCTACGACGGCTGGCACCTCGAGAAGGCGACGGTCGTGCCCGGCCCCGGCTCCGCCTGGGACTACCTGGCGATGGACGACGCCAACGACCACCTGATGATCGGCCACCGCAAGCAGGGCCTCCAGGTCTTCGACCCCAAGACCGGCAAGGTCGTGAAGACGATCGCGGGCACGGCCGAGGCCAGCTCCAACGGTGCGGCCGTGATCCCAGAGTTCGACCTCGGCGTGTCGAACGATGAGAACGGGAGCGTGATCCCGTTCAAGCTGTCCACGCTGGAGGCCATGGCGCCGATCAAGCTCGGCGAGGAGCTCGACACCAGCCACTACGACAGGGGCAGCCACAGGCTGGTCGTGAACATGGGGGCCGGGAAGGACGGGACCGACCTCGTCCTGCTCGACGTCCCGTCCATGAAGCCGGCCGGGCACGTCAAGGTCGACAGCCAGAAGGTCGAGGGGGCCGATGGCGACGGCAAGGCGGGCTTCTTCCTGGCAGCCCGCGACCTCGACAAGGTGTACAAGATCGACGTCGGCGCCGAGAAGGTCACCGCGACCTACGACGTGGCGGCGAGCTGCGGCCAGCCCACCGCGGTGGCGGTGGACGTGGCGGACGACAGGGTGATGGTCGGCTGCCGCGGCCACGGCGCCGTGAAGCCGTCGCTGACCGTGCTCGATGGCGCGACCGGCAAGGTCGTCTACACCGCCGAGATCGGCGGCGGCGTCGACAGCGTCGTCTACGACGCGGACGGGCACCGCATCTTCACGGCCAACGGCATCTCGGCCAACATCAACGTCTTCGAGCAGGACGGTCCGGACAGCTATAAGCCGGTCGAGACGCTCGGCACCCGCGCCGGCCTGCGCACCCTGGCCATGGATCGCAAGACCAAGCTCCTCTACGGCGTCGCGGCGGAGGGCACCGCCGATGCGTCGAAGAAGATCCTGACATCGGTCTCGCCCTTCTATGCCAACACCTTCTTCCCCGACACCTTCACGGTGCTGACCTACGGCAAGTGA
- a CDS encoding phosphatase PAP2 family protein, giving the protein MIAAAVLFPLALSAAGLVDAAVATDAARAPRAVVEVGRFVTEFGTSGYMFTTSALLAAVALVALGRDRHFWNGARPRLVVERCAFFFATIAASGIAAQAVKHLLGRARPVLSSGADPFTFHPLSLGNSIASFPSGHTTSAFAAAVALGLVSPRLRPWLLGGAALVGISRVVVGAHYPSDVVGGAALGSLAAVAVTRICARRGLAFTLDAGRAVPKRSDCAAPVSPIGRDRNIES; this is encoded by the coding sequence GTGATCGCCGCAGCGGTCCTGTTCCCGCTGGCGCTCTCTGCTGCCGGCCTCGTCGACGCCGCGGTCGCGACCGACGCCGCGCGGGCCCCGCGCGCCGTGGTCGAGGTCGGCCGCTTCGTGACGGAGTTCGGGACCTCGGGATACATGTTCACCACGTCCGCCCTGCTCGCGGCCGTCGCCCTCGTGGCCCTGGGGCGGGACCGCCACTTCTGGAACGGGGCGCGGCCCCGCCTCGTCGTGGAGCGGTGCGCCTTCTTCTTCGCGACCATCGCGGCCTCGGGCATCGCCGCGCAGGCGGTGAAGCACCTGCTGGGCCGCGCGCGCCCCGTGCTGTCGTCGGGCGCCGACCCGTTCACCTTCCACCCGCTGTCACTCGGGAACAGCATCGCGAGCTTCCCATCGGGCCACACCACCTCGGCCTTCGCCGCGGCGGTCGCGCTCGGCCTCGTGTCGCCCCGCCTGCGCCCGTGGCTGCTCGGCGGCGCCGCGCTGGTCGGCATCTCGCGCGTCGTCGTCGGCGCCCATTACCCCAGCGACGTCGTCGGCGGCGCGGCCCTCGGCAGCCTCGCCGCGGTCGCGGTCACCCGGATCTGCGCCCGCCGCGGCCTGGCCTTCACGCTGGACGCGGGACGCGCCGTGCCCAAGCGGTCGGACTGCGCGGCGCCGGTCAGCCCGATCGGTCGCGATCGCAACATTGAAAGCTGA
- a CDS encoding ABC transporter substrate-binding protein: MTALLGAAALGVLALAPAARAADKISIIVGGMEKQIYLPPVLCERLGYFKEQGLDVELINSRAGVEAENELLAGAVQGVVGFYDHTVDLQAKGKSITTIVQLSQAPGEVEMLSAKADGVKTPADFKGKTLGVTGLGSSTDFLTQYIATRAGLKPGEFTLLPVGAGNTFIAAMKQDQIQAGMTTEPTVGQLLKTGAASIFVDLRTPESTKAALGGDYPAASFYVQSAWLDGHKEEAQKLANALVKTLHWIHDHSADEIADQMPKDYYVGDKALYVKGLADGKAMFTADGKMPADGPATVLKVLSSFSRNVQGKKIDLSKTYTDSFVDAAK; encoded by the coding sequence ATGACGGCGCTGCTCGGCGCGGCGGCGCTCGGGGTGCTGGCGCTGGCGCCGGCCGCCCGTGCGGCGGACAAGATCAGCATCATCGTCGGCGGCATGGAGAAACAGATCTACCTGCCGCCGGTGCTGTGCGAGCGCCTCGGCTACTTCAAGGAGCAGGGCCTCGACGTCGAGCTGATCAACAGCCGCGCCGGCGTCGAGGCCGAGAACGAGCTCCTAGCCGGCGCCGTGCAGGGCGTGGTGGGCTTCTACGACCACACGGTCGACCTCCAGGCCAAGGGCAAGAGCATCACGACGATCGTGCAGCTCTCCCAGGCGCCCGGCGAGGTGGAGATGCTGTCCGCCAAGGCCGACGGCGTGAAGACCCCGGCCGACTTCAAGGGCAAGACGCTGGGCGTCACCGGCCTCGGCTCCTCGACCGACTTCCTGACCCAGTACATCGCGACCCGCGCCGGCCTGAAGCCGGGCGAATTCACCCTGCTGCCGGTAGGAGCCGGCAACACCTTCATCGCCGCCATGAAGCAGGACCAGATCCAGGCCGGCATGACGACCGAGCCGACCGTCGGCCAATTGCTCAAGACCGGCGCCGCCAGCATCTTCGTCGACCTGCGCACCCCCGAGTCGACCAAGGCGGCCCTCGGTGGCGACTACCCCGCGGCATCCTTCTACGTCCAATCCGCCTGGCTCGACGGCCATAAGGAGGAGGCGCAGAAGCTCGCCAACGCGCTCGTGAAGACCCTGCACTGGATCCACGACCATTCGGCCGACGAGATCGCCGACCAGATGCCGAAGGACTATTACGTTGGCGACAAGGCGCTCTACGTGAAAGGCCTCGCCGACGGCAAGGCGATGTTCACGGCGGACGGCAAGATGCCGGCCGATGGCCCCGCGACGGTGCTGAAAGTCCTGTCGTCCTTCAGCCGCAACGTCCAGGGCAAGAAGATCGACCTGTCGAAGACCTACACCGACAGCTTCGTGGACGCGGCCAAGTGA